A genomic window from Pocillopora verrucosa isolate sample1 chromosome 7, ASM3666991v2, whole genome shotgun sequence includes:
- the LOC131769944 gene encoding polycystin-1-like protein 2 — protein MEGRSQILHFLLVIIASFQQTEGVFDDCSSPLGVQNRKQIPDNKLMALSTFQDDFKQFGPQRGRLHSSSAYRADPRLVSGAFIIVLPQEKIVTAVATQGFRDEWVTKYRLVFYPGDGGPSTITEIFQGNMDGDTVRLNVVSFPVKTSQVHIYPFELHKNIALRLELYGCDPGYHFKVWLKVLDTSFKLSFLNRTNEETREKEERVLSKVKSYLQNIPGFLETKLHKFSPPLFINDLQVTQESIVAEIEIYCIESATTVIKNEIKRALANQSADSIFDQNILLYPSTDECQPPSFNISIRTDPSHPQLVPVDTTNNMDMLTVKAKLNPACPSTQRIRYTWEIAAVDVKTGLFSMIYRWGKPQYGINEIVLRTNFIQAEGKWLTFIRCIVRNADKRGVYRLKYDFGFIKLVKMMPLKCSVKPNQGKAALDEFEISCKGSYERIRASNYTVKLESSNKEFILATWRSPIGSITLPAGNPEENYYLHLRVEATFPSLPSLLDNVQVKVNKPEPHEILHAVRKIKDLISARKYEEAAYKIWILQLSLKDTSISIRRKVKKELIQIITDMKIISLQQLKRVAAFVAFCNKMKKDATPQIQNSSIQILTMAIHFLKSQMDKNLSHITDVIVEGATFILSAASEKPPLENRTEDSGTEITEKAITLLQQIAVIRGNSATDTDQVKLRSEGISILRAKLKKSRRVLYLERNEVHLPAELLQRSGTVQFIRFDKNPYMGNPEVVPVNVSYIDVTFWYKNETKMRIYNLSHPIRIVFPREPVTSMEMEEPAESLFLTKKTMRYHEFDIPSHEAAVIVSIRPEKNITLIVYVKHGTRPTPENYDITVTLPRTNHTCLSFISEEKDSCTLRDPYEFDISPNVTGQNGTHFIGIKILEQSPDALNTSVGKKGDHGKDGKSLDQMSCVNVRPPPTAKSSVPREFDPAEDFRYNLTVRVASCVFWDELMKQWSVYGVRVDPESNEHRVACLTNHLTMFSGYLYVAPNKIDFKKISPDFEDLPPENAVVLSTVCLIFVCYAVGLMFARRADNRDKRKVVNTEATSHSPGDSSSYSYQVFIQTGMWYDNGTTARVGMILFGEDGNSDIIYFMDPWRESKLFTRGSVNTFTFNLPCHLGQVYKIKIWHNNAGKSPSWFLYQVGVKDLSTKETWHFIANRWLAVESPDGAIDVEVPAASRKELTKFKRLFQWRAITSLADRHLFLSLFVRPPQNPFTRCQRLTCMLSIILVSLVTTAMFYRDNKNEKDPNSFQLGPLELSLTQIIIGVQSGLIALPVNILTVMIFRNTRRNVSIDFPNESEKEGTSSIQTPGFFPPYFIVVGWVICLTTSVTSGTFAILYSVQWGAEKANRWLLSVGVSILQDILLNGPIIIIVNTSIMALVNRKPTEDNEIEKKTQQANLVHVVQEDELVASHKPPEEELQRARSLKLQLKKLRRFFKDLVIYVVYVVLLMIVCYADRKPSSYLQTKTLKNTFSAFYQVQDAKSFWNWFEEELVPGLYDSEKTLNGSETGMISGKIGFIVGLPKIRQIRIKSEPTCSVFHVRPVLRKYFDKHCTSDFSNSNKDTTPYYRPGWKTWPISNISINSQQLNKLCPEPWRYKEPMGLGDVFLPYGGGGYIAKLGYDATTALMVKESMEENNWIDDRSAAVIVEFIVFEPANLLLTEVMLLFEKFANSRRSTRIDIIPQYIFPSTGSSLRPFYRVSILLWLILILALFFLEIIKATKQGRGYFKGFFNWISILQILSSCCAGLTVFLKENTLKAFLQQIRGNPFGDWSPFELIIWSRFEEIILSIAVVTTTIQSLRLIQLNRHVHVMKWTLQSACRYILSFSVIILMLALAFAQFGSLLFGARDEEYATLYFALRTVLQMAIGIGKIQVNKMNGDSSEWFAPIYLFACMLSLTIVFVNTFIAILDDAFHQANDREYPGEGAIVVMKKCVKDWFKKTGNVETAGGVFRESPFRKTIRRKSNQPLLRKETPAETNRLLNFEGNLRSESPVQLTGFRCLDDIENDQYKNRAKLAESESLLSYESLTEETDKLAGHQILSQSGFTEFKTESNVTEVKDPIVDDEYNYLIDAIGDVYCDTPSTEEELLLSDITRIMKTVRSDFMAAVRKDEDCYSASSSSLSYDVSYEELNESASMLSLIQACKDSSNSSAWSYVRGMLRSQGKRLHRTLRRQSKTYSEEERESYI, from the exons gGTATCACTTTAAAGTCTGGCTAAAAGTACTTGACACAAGCTTTAAGCTCTCCTTCCTGAATCGTACAAACgaggaaacaagagaaaaagaggaaCGTGTGCTATCTAAG GTTAAAAGTTACCTTCAGAATATACCAGGATTCTTGGAAACAAAACTTCACAAGTTCAG TCCACCTCTCTTCATCAATGACTTACAAGTTACACAAGAAAGCATCGTCGCTGAGATCGAAATCTACTGCATAGAATCGGCCACTACAGTGattaagaatgaaataaagAGGGCTTTAGCCAATCAAAGCGCTGACTCTATTTTTGACCAAAACATTCTACTTTATCCAA GTACTGACGAGTGTCAACCACCGAGCTTCAACATCTCCATAAGAACAGACCCAAGTCACCCGCAGCTTGTTCCAGTCGACACTACAAATAACATGGACATGTTGACTGTGAAAGCAAAGCTAAACCCAGCATGCCCTTCTACCCAGAGAATCAGGTATACTTGGGAGATTGCAGCCGTTGATGTGAAAACAGGACTGTTTAGTATGATCTACCGGTGGGGGAAACCACAATATGGAATCAACGAGATTGTTTTAAGGACAAATTTCATCCAGGCGGAGGGCAAATGGCTAACTTTCATTCGATGCATCGTTAGGAATGCTGACAAAAGAGGTGTATATCGTCTAAAGTACGATTTTGGTTTCATTAAACTCGTAAAGATGATGCCATTGAAATGTAGCGTGAAACCAAACCAAGGAAAGGCCGCTTTAGATGAGTTTGAAATTAGCTGCAAAGGTTCATATGAGCGGATCAGAGCCAGCAACTACACTGTCAAACTAGAATCAAGCAACAAGGAATTTATTCTGGCCACCTGGAGATCGCCTATAGGATCAATAACACTACCAGCTGGAAATCCAGAGGAAAATTATTATCTTCACTTACGTGTGGAGGCTACGTTTCCTTCATTGCCTTCACTCTTGGACAATGTTCAAGTTAAG GTAAATAAGCCCGAACCTCACGAAATTCTTCATGCTGTAAGAAAGATTAAAGATCTCATCTCGGCCAGGAAATACGAAGAAGCTGCTTACAAAATATGGATCCTTCAACTATCATTAAAGGATACGAGTATCAGTATAAGGAGAAAG GTTAAAAAAGAGCTTATACAAATCATAACCGACATGAAGATAATAAGTCTTCAGCAACTCAAGCGAGTGGCAGCCTTTGTAGCGTTttgcaacaaaatgaaaaaagacgCTACGCCGCAGATTCAG aacaGTTCTATCCAAATTCTTACAATGGCCATACATTTCTTGAAGAGCCAGATGGACAAAAACTTGAGTCATATTACGGATGTCATTGTGGAGGGAGCTACATTCATTCTTTCAGCAGCGTCAGAAAAACCACCACTTGAAAACAGAACTGAAGACTCAGGAACG GAGATTACCGAAAAAGCAATAACGCTTTTACAGCAAATAGCAGTCATAAGAGGAAATTCTGCAACTGATACAGATCAAGTCAAACTTCGCTCCGAGGGCATTTCCATTCTACGAGCAAAACTGAAGAAGAGCAGAAGGGTCTTGTACCTAGAAAGAAATGAAGTTCACTTGCCAGCGGAACTACTACAACGGAGTGGTACAGTACAG TTCATCAGGTTTGATAAAAATCCCTATATGGGGAATCCAGAAGTCGTTCCAGTGAACGTATCATACATTGATGTTACGTTTTGGTATAAAAATGAGACCAAGATGAGGATTTACAATCTTAGCCATCCAATCAGGATTGTGTTTCCCAGAGAGCCAGTGACTTCGATGGAAATGGAAGAACCAGCTGAGAGTCTATTtcttacaaagaaaacaatgcgtTATCACGAGTTTGATATACCCTCTCATGAAGCCGCAGTTATTGTGAGTATACGACCGGAAAAGAACATTACATTGATTGTTTATGTCAAGCACGGCACACGACCAACACCTGAAAACTACGACATAACTGTTACCTTGCCGAGGACCAACCATActtgtttgagttttatcaGTGAGGAGAAAGATAGCTGCACCCTTCGTGACCCCTACGAATTTGATATTTCACCAAACGTCACAGGACAAAATGGAACTCATTTCATCGGCATTAAGATTCTAGAACAATCACCAGATGCTTTAAATACATCAGTGGGAAAAAAAGGGGATCATGGTAAAGATGGCAAGTCCTTGGATCAGATGTCTTGTGTAAATGTTAGGCCACCACCGACTGCAAAAAGCAGTGTACCTCGAGAATTCGACCCTGCAGAGGATTTCAGATACAACCTAACTGTTAGAGTGGCAAGCTGCGTCTTCTGGGATGAACTTATGAAACAATGGTCTGTCTATGGAGTGAGG gtCGATCCTGAAAGCAACGAACATAGAGTTGCATGCCTAACCAATCATCTAACGATGTTCTCTGGCTATCTGTATGTAGCTCcaaacaaaattgattttaaaaagattAGTCCAGACTTTGAGGATCTGCCACCAGAAAACGCAGTGGTGTTGTCTACAGTTTGCCTCATCTTTGTGTGTTATGCTGTGGGGCTGATGTTTGCCAGAAGGGCTGACAATAGAGACAAAAGAAAG GTTGTAAACACTGAGGCGACGTCGCATAGCCCCGGAGACTCCTCTAGTTACAGCTACCAGGTTTTTATCCAGACTGGAATGTGGTACGACAATGGCACAACTGCAAGAGTCGGTATGATACTTTTCGGCGAGGACGGAAACAGTGACATAATATACTTTATGGATCCTTGGAgagaaagcaaacttttcacaCGTGGTAGCGTGAATACGTTTACCTTTAACCTTCCATGTCATTTAGGGCAGGTGTACAAGATAAAAATTTGGCACAACAATGCTGGCAAAAGTCCTTCATGGTTTTTGTATCAGGTCGGTGTAAAAGACCTTTCCACCAAGGAGACGTGGCATTTCATTGCAAATAGGTGGCTTGCTGTAGAGAGCCCTGACGGTGCAATAGACGTCGAGGTACCAGCTGCTTCGCGAAAAGAATTAACGAAATTTAAAAGACTGTTTCAGTGGCGGGCTATAACAAGCCTTGCAGACAGGCATTTATTTCTTTCGCTCTTTGTCAGGCCTCCGCAGAACCCCTTCACACGTTGCCAAAGGCTGACATGTATGCTGTCAATTATTCTAGTGTCATTAGTAACAACTGCAATGTTCTACAGGgacaataaaaacgaaaaagatcCAAATTCCTTCCAACTTGGGCCACTTGAGCTAAGCTTGACGCAAATTATCATCGGTGTGCAGAGCGGTCTCATTGCCCTGCCTGTTAACATCCTCACAGTGATGATATTCAGAAACACAAGGAGAAATGTGTCGATAGACTTCCCAAACGAATCTGAAAAGGAGGGTACCTCCTCTATACAGACACCAGGTTTTTTTCCGCCGTACTTCATCGTTGTTGGGTGGGTGATTTGCTTGACAACTTCAGTTACGTCAGGAACCTTTGCGATACTCTACAGCGTGCAATGGGGAGCGGAAAAAGCAAATCGCTGGCTGCTTTCCGTTGGAGTATCAATACTCCAGGATATATTACTGAATGGACCAATTATCATCATAGTAAACACATCTATCATGGCTTTAGTAAACAGGAAACCAACTGAGGATAACGAAATAGAAAAGAAGACCCAACAAGCAAACCTAGTGCACGTTGTTCAAGAAGATGAACTTGTAGCAAGTCACAAGCCGCCAGAGGAAGAACTACAAAGAGCTCGAAGCTTAAAACTTCAACTGAAAAAGCTACGGCGCTTCTTTAAAGACCTGGTGATCTACGTTGTCTATGTCGTCCTGCTAATGATTGTGTGCTATGCAGACCGTAAGCCGTCAAGTTACTTACAGACAAAAACGTTAAAGAACACGTTCAGTGCATTCTACCAG GTTCAGGATGCAAAATCTTTTTGGAACTGGTTTGAAGAAGAACTAGTTCCTGGCCTTTACGACAGTGAAAAGACTCTCAATGGTAGTGAGACCGGGATGATAAGTGGCAAGATTGGCTTTATTGTGGGCCTCCCAAAGATACGACAGATACGTATTAAGTCAG AACCCACATGCAGTGTGTTTCATGTTCGACCAGTTTTACGCAAGTACTTCGATAAGCACTGCACCTCAGATTTTTCCAATTCAAACAAAGACACCACGCCGTATTATAGACCCGGATGGAAGACATGGccaatttcaaacatttctatAAATTCACAGCAACTTAACAAATTATGCCCAGAACCGTGGAGATATAAAGAGCCCATGGGACTTGGAGACGTTTTCCTACCTTACGGTGGCGGGGGTTACATAGCAAAGCTTGGATACGATGCAACTACAGCACTTATGGTCAAAGAGAGCATGGAAGAGAATAATTGGATAGATGACAGGTCAGCTGCGGTTATTGTCGAGTTCATAGTATTTGAACCCGCAAATCTTTTACTCACCGAAGTTATGCTCCTCTTCGAGAAGTTCGCAAACAGTAGAAGAAGTACAAGAATTGACATAATTCCTCAATATATTTTCCCTTCCACTGGCTCCTCTCTGCGCCCATTCTATCGCGTGAGCATTCTTTTATGGCTTATTTTAATCCtagctttattttttctcgaaATCATCAAGGCAACAAAGCAAGGGCGAGGGTACTTTAAAGGCTTCTTCAACTGGATTTCCATCTTGCAGATTCTTTCATCTTGTTGCGCGGGTTTGACTGTTTTTCTGAAAGAGAACACCTTAAAAGCTTTCCTTCAACAAATACGTGGCAATCCCTTTGGGGATTGGAGCCCTTTCGAGCTCATCATATGGTCAAGGtttgaagaaattattttgtctaTTGCTGTTGTAACGACAACCATCCAGTCTCTAAGACTCATACAGCTTAATCGGCACGTCCATGTCATGAAATGGACCCTCCAAAGCGCCTGCCGGTATATTCTGTCCTTCAGCGTAATTATCTTGATGCTTGCTCTCGCCTTCGCACAGTTTGGATCACTTCTGTTTGGAGCTAGGGATGAAGAATACGCGACACTCTATTTTGCGCTGCGTACAGTACTCCAAATGGCCATCGGGATAGGAAAAATACAAGTTAATAAGATGAATGGTGATTCAAGCGAATGGTTTGCCCCCATTTACTTGTTTGCTTGTATGCTAAGTTTAACAATTGTTTTCGTTAACACCTTTATTGCAATATTGGATGATGCGTTTCATCAGGCCAATGACAGAGAGTACCCAGGGGAAGGAGCGATTGTGGTTATGAAAAAATGCGTAAAAGACTGGTTCAAGAAAACTGGTAATGTCGAAACTGCCGGAGGAGTATTCAGAGAATCTCCGTTTCGAAAGACTATCCGAAGAAAGTCAAATCAACCTTTATTAAGGAAGGAAACTCCTGCAGAAACTAACAGGCTTTTGAACTTTGAGGGAAATCTTCGCAGTGAATCTCCAGTGCAGCTCACAGGATTTAGATGTCTGGACGACATTGAAAATGATCAATACAAAAACAGAGCAAAGCTCGCCGAAAGTGAAAGTCTTTTGAGCTACGAAAGTCTTACCGAGGAGACTGACAAATTGGCAGGCCATCAGATCCTTTCTCAATCGGGTTTCACTGAATTTAAAACAGAAAGCAACGTGACAGAGGTGAAGGACCCTATTGTTGATGATGAATACAATTATTTAATTGACGCAATTGGTGACGTTTATTGCGATACTCCATCAACCGAAGAGGAACTGCTTCTGTCTGATATCACAAGAATCATGAAAACCGTACGGTCCGATTTCATGGCGGCAGTCCGAAAAGATGAAGACTGTTATTCTGCCTCTTCCTCTTCTCTATCATATGACGTTAGCTATGAGGAACTGAATGAGTCAGCATCTATGCTGTCTTTGATTCAAGCATGTAAGGACTCTTCGAACAGTAGTGCTTGGAGTTATGTCCGTGGCATGCTCAGGAGCCAAGGTAAACGTCTCCACCGAACCCTCAGGCGCCAATCCAAGACTTACAGTGAAGAGGAGAGGGAGAGCTACATATGA